The following coding sequences lie in one Bos taurus isolate L1 Dominette 01449 registration number 42190680 breed Hereford chromosome 28, ARS-UCD2.0, whole genome shotgun sequence genomic window:
- the LOC533307 gene encoding tubulin beta chain yields MREIVHIQAGQCGNQIGAKFWEVISDEHGIDATGTYHGDSDLQLDRISVYYNEATGGKYVPRAILVDLEPGTMDSVHSGPFGQIFRSDNIVFGQSGADNNWAKGHYREGAELVDSVLDVVRKEAKSCDCLQGFQLTHSLGGGTDSGMGTLLISKIREEYPDHIMNTFSVVPSPKVSDTVVEPYNATLSVHQLVENTDETYCIDNEALYAICFRTLKLTTPTYGDLNQLVSATMSGVTTCLRFPGQLNADLHKLAVNMVPFPHLHFFVPGFAPLTSCGSQQYWALTVPELTQQVFDAKNMMAACDPRHGRYLTVAAVFRGQMSMKEVDEQMLNVQNKNSSYFVEWIPNNVKTAVCDIPPRGLKMAVTFIGNSTAIQELFKRISEQFMAMFRRKAFLHWYTGEGMDETEFTEAESNMNDLVSEYQQYQDATAEEEEDFGEEAEEEA; encoded by the coding sequence ATGAGGGAAATCGTGCACATCCAGGCCGGTCAGTGTGGCAATCAGATCGGTGCCAAGTTCTGGGAGGTGATCAGTGATGAACATGGCATCGACGCCACCGGCACCTATCATGGGGACAGCGACCTACAACTGGACCGCATCTCCGTGTACTACAATGAAGCCACAGGTGGCAAATATGTCCCTCGTGCTATCTTGGTGGATCTAGAACCCGGAACCATGGATTCTGTTCACTCAGGTCCTTTTGGTCAGATCTTCAGATCAGACAACATTGTTTTTGGTCAGTCCGGGGCAGACAACAACTGGGCCAAGGGCCACTATAGAGAGGGAGCCGAGCTGGTTGACTCGGTCCTGGATGTGGTTCGGAAGGAGGCCAAGAGCTGTGACTGCCTGCAGGGCTTCCAGCTGACCCACTCGCTGGGTGGGGGCACTGACTCCGGAATGGGCACCTTGCTCATCAGCAAGATCCGTGAAGAGTATCCTGACCACATCATGAACACCTTCAGCGTGGTGCCCTCACCCAAAGTTTCCGACACTGTGGTTGAGCCCTACAACGCCACCCTCTCTGTCCATCAGCTGGTGGAGAACACTGATGAAACCTATTGCATTGACAACGAGGCCCTTTACGCCATATGTTTCCGCACCCTCAAGCTGACCACACCAACCTATGGAGACCTGAACCAGCTCGTCTCGGCCACCATGAGTGGAGTCACCACTTGCCTCCGCTTCCCTGGCCAGCTCAATGCTGACCTCCACAAGCTGGCCGTCAACATGGTGCCCTTCCCACACCTCCACTTCTTCGTGCCTGGCTTTGCCCCTCTAACCAGCTGTGGCAGCCAGCAGTATTGGGCCCTCACTGTCCCTGAGCTCACCCAGCAGGTCTTCGATGCCAAGAACATGATGGCTGCCTGTGACCCCCGCCATGGCCGGTACCTCACCGTGGCTGCTGTGTTCCGTGGGCAGATGTCCATGAAGGAGGTAGATGAGCAGATGCTCAACGTGCAGAATAAGAACAGCAGCTACTTCGTGGAATGGATCCCCAACAATGTCAAGACAGCTGTTTGCGACATCCCACCCCGTGGTCTGAAGATGGCAGTCACCTTCATTGGCAACAGCACGGCCATCCAGGAGCTGTTCAAGCGCATCTCGGAGCAGTTCATGGCCATGTTCCGCCGGAAGGCCTTCCTCCACTGGTACACAGGTGAGGGCATGGATGAGACGGAGTTCACCGAGGCTGAGAGCAACATGAACGACCTCGTCTCCGAGTACCAGCAGTACCAGGATGCCACcgcagaagaggaagaggattTCGGTGAGGAGGCCGAAGAGGAGGCCTAA